The following proteins are encoded in a genomic region of Candidatus Cloacimonadota bacterium:
- a CDS encoding M23 family metallopeptidase yields the protein MIKGKRILITIVLLLLAIFSLASLFKMPFNNSQTQQEDFVEIVDPWITQTIPPGGSIFSVLANLELPGQEIGMISYLLGDYIDVTTIQPGDTLRVILNDEGTKIDKMMFVQEPTIRHHFVAQGDSLIYNMESLPVQKRLRLIEGTLENTLDAALLSLGLSPADKQNINNGLEGEIDFQRDARKGDKFSVFIEERIFEGKPLPRAKVLFVDYHGTRTGSHELFRYEQDDANSVLNGLYNKEGKSNNASGVGYPLSSIHVSSSFGKRLDPFTGRWANHQGVDYRARRGTPVYAVANGTVTSARYNGGYGNEVRIKHSSGMITLYAHLNSISVRNGQTVKRGQIIGRVGSTGRSTGAHLHFGLMSNRRYINPSKLRMVGAERLNQQQMTEFENQRNKIRELMQQYKYPQTPA from the coding sequence ATGATAAAGGGAAAACGCATACTTATTACCATAGTGCTTCTGTTGTTGGCGATTTTCAGTTTGGCTTCGTTGTTTAAGATGCCATTTAACAACAGCCAAACGCAGCAAGAAGATTTTGTGGAAATTGTGGATCCTTGGATTACCCAAACCATCCCACCCGGGGGCTCAATCTTCTCGGTATTGGCCAACCTTGAACTCCCCGGTCAGGAAATTGGCATGATATCATATCTTTTGGGAGATTACATTGATGTTACCACCATTCAGCCCGGAGATACTCTGCGAGTGATATTGAATGATGAGGGTACCAAAATTGATAAGATGATGTTTGTACAAGAACCTACAATTCGGCATCACTTTGTTGCACAAGGAGATTCTCTAATCTATAATATGGAATCTTTGCCCGTGCAAAAGCGTCTTCGCTTAATTGAAGGAACCTTGGAAAACACTCTGGACGCTGCTCTCCTCTCATTGGGGCTGTCTCCGGCAGATAAACAGAATATCAACAACGGCTTGGAAGGTGAAATCGATTTTCAGCGTGATGCTCGAAAAGGTGATAAGTTTAGCGTGTTCATTGAGGAACGCATTTTTGAAGGGAAACCACTTCCCCGAGCAAAAGTACTATTTGTAGATTACCATGGCACTCGCACTGGTAGTCATGAATTATTCCGCTACGAACAGGATGATGCGAATTCTGTCTTGAATGGGCTATACAATAAAGAAGGAAAAAGCAATAATGCCAGTGGTGTAGGATATCCCTTGTCTAGCATCCACGTAAGTTCTTCCTTTGGCAAACGATTAGATCCTTTCACCGGAAGGTGGGCAAATCATCAAGGAGTAGATTATCGTGCTCGTCGCGGCACTCCTGTGTATGCCGTTGCAAATGGGACTGTTACTTCTGCCCGCTACAATGGTGGTTATGGTAATGAGGTACGCATCAAACACTCCAGCGGAATGATTACATTGTATGCGCATCTAAATTCGATTAGCGTGCGCAATGGGCAAACCGTTAAGAGAGGACAGATAATTGGACGCGTTGGCTCAACCGGAAGATCTACCGGTGCACATCTTCATTTTGGGCTAATGAGCAACAGACGCTACATAAATCCCAGTAAGCTTCGCATGGTAGGCGCAGAACGACTTAACCAGCAACAAATGACTGAATTTGAGAATCAGAGGAATAAAATCCGGGAGCTCATGCAGCAGTATAAATATCCTCAAACGCCCGCATAA